Proteins encoded together in one Vitis vinifera cultivar Pinot Noir 40024 chromosome 4, ASM3070453v1 window:
- the LOC104879044 gene encoding uncharacterized protein LOC104879044, whose translation MQDNESLREFVKRFGQAVLQIEAYSMDVVLQIFKRSICPDTPFFESLAKKPPTTMDDLFRRASKYSMLEDDVRAATQQVLVVGQTFRRGAKRSAKLPDRPRLSDRRQEGPSRLEMPPLTPLSISYEKLLPMIQDMSDFRWPRPIGMDPSKRDHSKKCVFHKEHGHTTETCRCLHYLVERLIRAGHLKQYLRSDAGGRDASRNHNSGAPRAPAAPKAVMNYINGGPSDEEYDSK comes from the coding sequence atgcaggatAACGAATCCTTAAGGGAGTTCGTGAAGCGGTTTGGTCAGGCCGTACTACAGATAGAGGCTTACAGCATGGATgttgtcctacagatcttcaagcgaagcatctgtccagacACCCCATTTTTTGAGTCACTCGCTAAAAAGCCTCCTACGACGATGGACGACTTGTTCCGGCGTGCGAGCAAAtactcaatgctcgaagatgacgtgcgtgCAGCCACCCAACAAGTCTTGGTTGTTGGACAGACATTCAGAAGGGGTGCGAAAAGAAGTGCCAAACTTCCGGACCGGCCAAGGCTGTCCGATCGAaggcaggaagggccaagtcgccTAGAAATGCCGCCCCTCACACCcctttccatatcatatgagaaGCTTCTCCCTATGATTCAAGAcatgtccgacttcaggtggcctagacccatCGGAATGGACCCATCCAAAAGAGATCATAGTAAAAAATGTGTCTTCCATAAGGAGCATGGTCACACAACGGAGACATGCAGGTGCCTTCATTATTTGGTCGAAAGGCTCATAAGGGCGGGACATTTAAAGCAATACCTTCGCTCAGATGCCGGAGGTAGAGACGCTTCCCGAAATCACAACTCTGGAGCTCCCAGGGCCCCTGCCGCCCCCAAAGCCGTTATGAACTATATTAACGGAggcccatctgacgaggagtaCGACTCCAAATGA
- the LOC100266471 gene encoding uncharacterized protein LOC100266471 has product MVASCLSPTSLYGGYLRRCFTASGLSSQTIDIDHQTSIHFWGPNTASHKPVLLLIHGFGPVCLWQWRRQVQYFCADFDVYVPDLIFFGDSTTTSSDRTEVFQAVSIGKLLEKVGIERYAVMGTSYGGFVAYHMAYMWPERVEKVVIASSAVNLIRRDNEELLQRAKLKEIEDLMLPRTAEQLRTLTSLAVFKRLPTIPNFLWNDIIDKLYSDNREEKKGLLKGLTLGREDTPNISPLQQEVLIIWGDHDQIFPLGKAIELKEVLGEKAKLEVMKKTAHMPQVEFPERFNAIVKNFLCA; this is encoded by the exons ATGGTAGCCTCCTGTCTCAGTCCCACCTCCCTGTACGGAGGCTACCTCCGCCGCTGTTTCACCGCATCGGGGTTGTCCTCGCAAACCATTGATATCGACCACCAAACGAGTATCCACTTCTGGGGCCCCAACACAGCCTCCCATAAACCTGTACTACTTCTGATTCACGGGTTCGGGCCAGTCTGCCTTTGGCAGTGGCGCCGTCAGGTACAGTATTTCTGTGCGGACTTCGATGTCTACGTGCCTGACCTCATCTTCTTCGGCGACTCCACCACCACGTCGTCGGACCGGACAGAGGTTTTTCAGGCGGTTTCGATCGGAAAACTGCTGGAGAAGGTGGGAATTGAAAGGTACGCTGTAATGGGGACGAGCTACGGCGGCTTCGTTGCGTACCACATGGCTTATATGTGGCCGGAGAGGGTGGAGAAGGTGGTGATAGCGAGCTCGGCGGTGAATTTGATTAGGAGAGATAACGAGGAGCTGTTGCAGAGGGCGAAATTGAAGGAGATTGAGGATCTGATGCTGCCGCGGACGGCGGAGCAGCTCAGGACGTTGACTTCTCTGGCGGTGTTCAAGCGTTTACCGACGATTCCGAATTTCTTGTGGAATGACATTATCGAC AAGCTATACTCTGAcaatagagaggaaaagaagGGACTTTTGAAGGGATTAACACTCGGACGCGAAGATACACCAAACATATCTCCTCTTCAACAG GAGGTGTTGATCATATGGGGAGACCATGACCAAATATTTCCCTTGGGAAAGGCTATTGAACTCAAAGA GGTTCTGGGAGAGAAGGCGAAGCTGGAAGTAATGAAGAAGACGGCACATATGCCCCAAGTTGAATTCCCGGAACGTTTCAATGCCATTGTCAAAAACTTCTTGTGTGCCTga